ACATTCGAATTGTATGCTATCAAATCTACCGAACGTAACGGCAAAGCTCCGTTGGAAGGTGACGTAGTAACAGATGCAAAAGACGAATTCGACCAATACAGCAAACCGGCTGTAAGCATGACCATGAACTCTGACGGTGCACGCCGCTGGGCACAGTTGACCAAGCAGAACATCGGTCGTTCTATCGCTATCGTTCTTGATAACTATGTATATTCTGCTCCGAACGTAAACTCTGAAATCACAGGCGGACGTTCACAGATTACAGGTCACTTCACCCCGGAACAGGCAAAGGACTTAGCTAACGTATTGAAATCAGGTAAGATGCCGGCTCCGGCCCACATCGTACAGGAAGATATCGTAGGTCCGTCTCTGGGTCAGGAATCTATTAACGCAGGTATTTTCTCATTCGTTGTAGCTTTGATCCTGTTGATGATCTACATGTGTTCCATGTATGGCTTCATCCCGGGTATGGTTGCCAACTGCGCATTGTTCCTGAACTTCTTCTTCACGCTGGGTATCCTTTCATCCTTCCAGGCGGCACTGACCATGTCCGGTATTGCCGGTATGGTGTTGTCACTCGGTATGGCGGTGGATGCGAACGTACTTATCTATGAACGTACAAAAGAAGAGCTTCGTGCCGGCAAGGGTGTGAAGAAAGCATTGGCTGACGGTTATTCAAATGCCTTCTCTGCTATTTTCGACTCCAACCTGACATCTATCATCACCGGTATCATCCTGTTCAACTTCGGTACAGGTCCTATCCGTGGTTTTGCCACTACATTGATTATCGGTATCCTTGTATCCTTCTTCACTGCTGTGTTCATGACTCGTCTGGTTTACGAACACTTCATGAATAAAGACAAGTGGCTGAACCTGACATTTACTTCCAAGATTTCCAGAAACTTGCTGGTAAATACCCGTTTCGACTTCATGGGAACCAATAAGAAATCACTGATCATCGTAAGCGCTATTATCCTTGTTTGTATCGGTTCGTTTGCATTGCGTGGTTTAAGTCAAAGTATTGACTTCACCGGTGGACGTAACTTCAAGGTACAATTCGAGAATCCGGTAGAACCGGAACAAGTTCGTGAACTGATCGCTGACAAGTTTGGTGAAGATGTAAATGTAAATGTGATCGCTATCGGTACAGACAAGAAGACAGTACGTATCAGTACCAACTACCGTATCGCAGACGAAGGTAACAATGTAGACTCTGAGATCGAATCATACTTATACGAAACACTGAAGCCGTTGCTGACACAGAACATCACACTGGCTACTTTCATCGACCGTGACAATCACACAGGCGGTAGTATCGTTAGTTCACAGAAAGTGGGTCCGAGTATCGCAGACGATATCAAGACAGGTGCCGTATGGTCAGTTGTTCTGGCTCTGATCGCTATCGGTCTGTATATCTTGATCCGTTTCCGCAACATCGCTTACAGTATCGGTTCTATCGTAGCTCTGACTTGTGATACGATCATGATTATCGGTGCTTACTCATTGTTGTGGGGTATCGTTCCGTTCTCACTGGAAATCGACCAGACATTCATCGGTGCTATCCTGACGGCTATCGGTTACTCTATTAATGATAAGGTGGTAATCTTCGACCGTGTACGTGAGTTCTTCGGCTTGTATCCGAAACGTGACAAGCGTCAGTTGTTCAACGACTCTCTGAACACTACACTGGCTCGTACCATCAATACTTCATTGAGTACGTTGATCGTATTGCTGTGTATCTTCATCCTCGGTGGTGATTCAATCCGCAGCTTCGCATTCGCAATGATCCTCGGTGTTGTTATCGGTACTTTATCTTCGTTGTTCATTGCATCTCCGATTGCATACAACATGATGAAGAACAAAAAAGTAGTGGTAGCAGCTACGGAAGAATAATAAATTCCAGAAATAGAAAAAGCCTCTTCCGAACATTCGGAAGAGGCTTTTTCTATTGATTATTAAAACAAATAGAAGCTATAAGACGTTAATCTTAAAAGAAGCCATTGTAATACTTAAAACTCAATACAGTATGAAGCAAAACAACACCGCCTCCCGCAGATTTCTCTTAGTAGCCCCGAGGGGAATCGAACCCCTATCTAAAGTTTAGGAAACTTCTATTCTATCCGTTGAACTACAAGGCCGCTTTTATTTTGGTTGCAAAGATAACGGTTTCTGTTGATTTAACAAGAATAAAAATGCAGGTTCCTTTCAGTAAATCCAATTATTTGGCGTCAATAGGACAATAAAGTTCGATTTATTTTGATAATTCGATTAACTTTCCGACCTTTGCGCTCACAAATTGAAAGTAAAATCAGTTTTTAAATTAAATATAGTAATTAAAGTTATGGCAGACGAAATGATGGTTAAAGAATTGGAGGAAGTCGTAGTACGTTTCTCCGGCGACTCCGGCGATGGTATGCAGCTGGCAGGCAACATCTTCTCGAACGTGTCGGCTACGGTAGGAAATGACATCTGTACATTCCCCGACTATCCGGCAGACATCCGTGCCCCGCAAGGTTCACTGACCGGTGTTTCCGGTTTTCAGATCCACGTAGGCGCAGGACAGGTGTACACTCCAGGAGACCGTTGCCACGTATTAGTAGCGATGAACCCCTCCGCACTGAAAACACAAATCAAATTCTGTAAACCGCAAGGACTTATCATTACCGACTCCGACTCGTTCGAAGCCAGAGACCTGGAAAAAGCACAATTTAAGACCAACAATCCTTTTGAAGAATTAGGCGTTAAACAAGAAGTGCTGGAAGTGCCCATCTCTTCTATGTGCAAAGAAAGTCTGAAAGATTCCGGACTGGACAATAAAACGATTCTCCGTTGCAAGAATATGTTTGCGCTCGGACTGGTTTGCTGGCTGTTCAACCGCAATCTGGCAGCAGCGGAAAAGATGCTGCGCGAGAAGTTCGCCAAGAAACCGGAAATCGCAGAAGCAAATATTAAGGTATTGAACGATGGCTACAACTACGGTGCCAACACACACGCTTCTACCTCTACTTATAAGATTGAAAGCAAAGCTCCGAAATCAAAAGGGCTTTATACAGATATTAATGGTAACAAGGCAACATCTTACGGATTGATTGCCGCAGCCGAAAAAGCCGGTTTGGAACTGTATCTGGGTTCGTACCCGATCACTCCGGCTACCGACATTCTGCATGAATTGGCCAAGCATAAATCACTGGGAGTAAAAACCGTACAGTGCGAAGACGAAATCGCCGGTTGTGCTTCTGCCGTTGGTGCAGCTTTTGCAGGTGCGCTGGCAGTAACGACAACTTCCGGTCCGGGCATCTGCCTGAAAAGTGAGGCGATGAACTTGGCCGTTATCGGCGAACTTCCGTTGGTGATTGTCAACGTACAGCGTGGTGGTCCGTCTACGGGTCTGCCTACCAAATCGGAACAGACCGACTTGCTGCAAGCACTCTACGGTCGTAACGGTGAAAGCCCAATGCCGGTTATCGCCGCCACTTCACCGACCAACTGTTTCGATGCCGCCTACATGGCAGCCAAAATTGCTTTGGAACACATGACTCCGGTCGTATTGCTGACAGATGCTTTCGTTGCCAACGGCTCTGCCGCATGGAAACTTCCCGATCTGAATGACTACCCTGCCATCAACCCTCCGTATGTAACTCCGGACATGGCGGGCAACTGGACCCCGTACCAACGTAACGAAGAAACAAGCGCACGCTACTGGGCGACTCCTGGAACAGAAGGTTTTATGCACCGCATCGGTGGGCTTGAAAAGAGTAACGAAACCGGAGCCATCTCTACCGAACCCGAAAACCACAACAAGATGGTTCACCTGCGTCAGGCAAAAGTGGACAAGATTGCAGACTACATCCCCGAACTTGAAGTGCTGGGCGACGAAGACGCAGACTTACTGATTGTAGGCTGGGGCGGTACCTACGGACATCTCCGTCTGGCTATGGACTTCATGCGCGAACATGGAAAGAAGGTTGCATTCGCACACTTCCAGTACATCAACCCGCTACCGAAGAATACAGCCGACGTATTACGTAAATATAAGAAGATCGTAGTAGCCGAACAGAATCTGGGACAATTTGCCGGTTACCTGCGTATGAAAGTACCCGGACTGAATATCAGCCAGTTCAACCAAGTGAAAGGACAGCCTTTCGTTACGAGAGAATTGATAGATGCATTTACTAAATTATTGGAGGAATAAGAGATGAGCGATAAAGTATATACCGTACAAGATTATAAATCAGGTCAGCCTCGCTGGTGTCCGGGATGCGGTGACCACGCTTTCCTGAACTCACTGCACAAGGCAATGGCCGAACTGGGAGTAGCTCCGCACAATATCGCCGTAATTTCCGGTATCGGTTGCTCTTCCCGTCTGCCTTATTATGTAAATACGTATGGCTTCCATACCATCCACGGACGTGCCGCTGCCGTTGCAACGGGTGCTAAAGTGGCTAATCCGGATTTGACTATCTGGCAGATTTCCGGTGACGGTGACGGTCTGGCTATCGGTGGTAACCACTTCATCCACGCTGTTCGTCGTAACATCGACCTGAACATGATTCTGTTGAACAACCGTATCTATGGACTGACCAAAGGACAGTATTCACCGACTTCCGAACGCGGATTCGTCAGCAAATCATCTCCTTACGGAACGGTAGAAGACCCTTTCCATCCGGCAGAACTGGCATTCGGTGCACGCGGACGTTTCTTTGCACGTTGTATCGCTGTAGACGGCGCCGCTTCTGTAGAGGTTCTGAAAGCAGCAGCCAACCATAAGGGTGCATCTGTTGTGGAAGTTCTGCAAAACTGTGTAATCTTTAATGACGGAACTCACGCTTCTGTTGCAACGAAGGAAGGACGCGCAAAGAATGCGATCTATCTGGAGCACGGCAAACCGATGTTGTTCGGTGAAAACAAAGAGTTCGGACTGATGCAGGAAGGTTTCGGACTGAAAGTGGTAAAACTTGGCGAGAATGGCATCACAGAAAAAGATATTCTGATTCACGATGCTCATTGCCAGGACAATACTCTTCAGTTGAAGCTGGCTTTGATGGAAGGCCCCGATTTCCCGATTGCACTCGGTGTGATTCGTGAAGTAGAGGCACCTACCTACAATGACGCTGTAGCAGAACAGATTGAAGAAGTCAAAGGCAAGAAGAAATATCATAATTTCCAGGAGTTGCTGATGACGAACGATACTTGGGAAGTGAAGTAATTCATTTTACTGAGAAAAAATAGAAAAGCGCAGGTAAAGGAGTTCGTCTCCTGCCTGCGCTTTTTGTTTATATAGTTTCTACATAAATACATGAAACACTCTGTTCCATTTTAGCAAACTCCTCTACAAAGCACCTACACTTCTGTATTCAAAGGTTATAGCCTTTTTCTTCTTCAGCCAATTACAGAAGCCGCTTGCTTAAGTAACGCACTGGATACCATACTGACAGGAATCCCACTGCTAAAACAGTAATAAAAATAAGCACTACATCCCATGCATGGACACTTACCGGATAAGCGTCCACCACAAAAGTTCCACCACCTCCGCCAAGGGTAATGATGCCAAACTTCTGCTGAATAAAACATAATATCAACCCCAGTATAATACCGGAGATAGCACCAAAGAGAGAGATGAGCCGTCCCTCAAATAAAAAGATACGGGATATCAGTTTATCACTGGCTCCCAAACTGCGCAAGGTTATGACATCGTCTTTCTTATCCAGAATCAACATAGAAAGAGAACCGATCACATTAAAACAGGCAATCATCAGAATAAAAGTAAGAAACAGATAAGAGATCAGCTTCTCTATTTCCATGATACGGAAAACATCTGCTTGCTGCTGATAACGGTTCTGTACCACAAAGTCATCACCCAGCATTTTTTCTATTTTAGACTGTACGGATGATATATTGGTATTCGGTTTCAGTTTCAACTCAATGCCAGAAACCTCTGTCGTATAGTCCAATAAGTTACGAAGGAAATCAAGGGAAGTGAGAATATAGCTTTCATCATACTTCTGTTGGTTGACCACGAACACAACACCCGGTGAATAAAGATAGTCGCGATTGAAAGAAGCCCCGGGATTCGCCATATTCACTTTGGCATTACGCTTGGGAAGATACACCTGCAAAGGATCTACGAACGCCAGTCCGGTACCCAAAGTCGAAACCAGTTCCACGCCCATCACCCCATAATTCACTATCGAATCATGAAGAATAAACTCGCCGGCTCCGTAAAGAATGTTATCTATTTCGGTTAAATCCTCAAAGTTATCTTCCACGCCTTTCAACACAACCATAGCCTGACGGTCTTTATATTGCACCATCGCATTCTCTTCCAGCGTCTCTGTAGATACCGAGACCTCCGGAAGCGCACAGACCGCACGAATCCTTTCATCCTGTCCGTCGAAGACTTTTCCCTCGCGGATGGTAATCTTCAACTGAGGATCAAAAGCTGTGAAAAAGCTGGCTACCATATCCTGAAATCCGTTGAATACGGAAAGCGTGCAGACCAGTGCCAACGTAGCAAGTGCCACCCCGCATACTGATATGCCGGAAATAATATTGATAGCATTATGCTTCTTTTTCGAGAAAAGATAACGCCGAGCTATGTAGAAGGGAAAATTCACTTCAGCAAAGAATCAATCTTCTCAATATAATCCAGTGAGTCGTCCACGAAGAACTTCAATTCGGGAATAATCCGTAATTGATGACGCACACGGGTTCCGAGCTCAAAGCGAATGGACTTCATGTTCTCATTGATATTCTTCACCATTTCTTCTGCTTTCTCTGACGGGAAAACGCTCAGGTACACGCGCGCAATACTCATATCAGGACTGATACGAACTGCGCTGACCGATATTAATATACCCGGCATTGCCTTTGTCTGAAGCAGGAATATCTCGCTCAGCTCCTTCTGTAACAGGCGGGATATCTTATTCTGTCTGGTTGTTTCCATAAATTTACTCCTTATCTTACTTTTTTCTTATTATAGTTAACCCATCACGCAAAGGCAGGATTACTTTCTCCACCCGGTCGTCCGTCACAAGGGCGTCATTGAATGCTTTGATGCCAATGGTCTGCGTATCCGCACTACGAGGTTGTTCCAACACATGACCATCCCACAATGTATTGTCGGCAATGATATACCCACCTGTGGAAAGATGCTTTAAAACCATCTCGTAATAATCGATATATTTACGTTTATCACCGTCAATGAAGGCCAGATCGAACGTAACGCCCAAATGAGGAACAAGCTCCAAGGCATCTCCTATATAAAAGCGAATCTTGTCCGCAAAAGGAGAATTCTCCAGCCAGGGACGGGTAAAGTCCTCTTGTTCATCATTAATTTCAAACGTATGCAACATTCCGCCCTCCGACAAGCCTTCCGCCAGACAAAGGGCAGAATAACCGCTATATGTTCCGATCTCCAGTATATGCCGGGGGCGAATCATCTCCACAAACATTTTCAGCATCCGCCCCTGTAAATGCCCGGAAGCCATACGGGGACGAAGCAGTTTCACATGC
This sequence is a window from Bacteroides thetaiotaomicron VPI-5482. Protein-coding genes within it:
- the secDF gene encoding protein translocase subunit SecDF, which gives rise to MQNKGFVKVFAVLLTLVCVFYLSFSFVTRHYTNKAKEIANGDPKVEQDYLDSLSNEKVMLWNWTLKDCREMEISLGLDLKGGMNVILEVSVPDVIRALADNKPDENFNKALNEAAKQAVNSQDDIITLFVREYQKTAPGAKLSELFATQQLKDKVNQKSSDAEVEKVLRAEVKAAVENSYNVLRTRIDRFGVVQPNIQSLEDKMGRIMVELPGIKEPERVRKLLQGSANLEFWETYTAKEILPAMQSADSKLRAILSQETAADSTATNATADTIPAAKLAEATPAKKAVSVADSLAATLKGDAKDEKAGANMEEIKKQYPLLAVLQLNSSGQGPVIGYANYKDTADINRYLSMPEIQSELPKDLRLKWGVSPSEFDKKGQTFELYAIKSTERNGKAPLEGDVVTDAKDEFDQYSKPAVSMTMNSDGARRWAQLTKQNIGRSIAIVLDNYVYSAPNVNSEITGGRSQITGHFTPEQAKDLANVLKSGKMPAPAHIVQEDIVGPSLGQESINAGIFSFVVALILLMIYMCSMYGFIPGMVANCALFLNFFFTLGILSSFQAALTMSGIAGMVLSLGMAVDANVLIYERTKEELRAGKGVKKALADGYSNAFSAIFDSNLTSIITGIILFNFGTGPIRGFATTLIIGILVSFFTAVFMTRLVYEHFMNKDKWLNLTFTSKISRNLLVNTRFDFMGTNKKSLIIVSAIILVCIGSFALRGLSQSIDFTGGRNFKVQFENPVEPEQVRELIADKFGEDVNVNVIAIGTDKKTVRISTNYRIADEGNNVDSEIESYLYETLKPLLTQNITLATFIDRDNHTGGSIVSSQKVGPSIADDIKTGAVWSVVLALIAIGLYILIRFRNIAYSIGSIVALTCDTIMIIGAYSLLWGIVPFSLEIDQTFIGAILTAIGYSINDKVVIFDRVREFFGLYPKRDKRQLFNDSLNTTLARTINTSLSTLIVLLCIFILGGDSIRSFAFAMILGVVIGTLSSLFIASPIAYNMMKNKKVVVAATEE
- a CDS encoding 2-oxoacid:acceptor oxidoreductase subunit alpha; translation: MADEMMVKELEEVVVRFSGDSGDGMQLAGNIFSNVSATVGNDICTFPDYPADIRAPQGSLTGVSGFQIHVGAGQVYTPGDRCHVLVAMNPSALKTQIKFCKPQGLIITDSDSFEARDLEKAQFKTNNPFEELGVKQEVLEVPISSMCKESLKDSGLDNKTILRCKNMFALGLVCWLFNRNLAAAEKMLREKFAKKPEIAEANIKVLNDGYNYGANTHASTSTYKIESKAPKSKGLYTDINGNKATSYGLIAAAEKAGLELYLGSYPITPATDILHELAKHKSLGVKTVQCEDEIAGCASAVGAAFAGALAVTTTSGPGICLKSEAMNLAVIGELPLVIVNVQRGGPSTGLPTKSEQTDLLQALYGRNGESPMPVIAATSPTNCFDAAYMAAKIALEHMTPVVLLTDAFVANGSAAWKLPDLNDYPAINPPYVTPDMAGNWTPYQRNEETSARYWATPGTEGFMHRIGGLEKSNETGAISTEPENHNKMVHLRQAKVDKIADYIPELEVLGDEDADLLIVGWGGTYGHLRLAMDFMREHGKKVAFAHFQYINPLPKNTADVLRKYKKIVVAEQNLGQFAGYLRMKVPGLNISQFNQVKGQPFVTRELIDAFTKLLEE
- a CDS encoding 2-oxoacid:ferredoxin oxidoreductase subunit beta, whose translation is MSDKVYTVQDYKSGQPRWCPGCGDHAFLNSLHKAMAELGVAPHNIAVISGIGCSSRLPYYVNTYGFHTIHGRAAAVATGAKVANPDLTIWQISGDGDGLAIGGNHFIHAVRRNIDLNMILLNNRIYGLTKGQYSPTSERGFVSKSSPYGTVEDPFHPAELAFGARGRFFARCIAVDGAASVEVLKAAANHKGASVVEVLQNCVIFNDGTHASVATKEGRAKNAIYLEHGKPMLFGENKEFGLMQEGFGLKVVKLGENGITEKDILIHDAHCQDNTLQLKLALMEGPDFPIALGVIREVEAPTYNDAVAEQIEEVKGKKKYHNFQELLMTNDTWEVK
- a CDS encoding FtsX-like permease family protein, encoding MNFPFYIARRYLFSKKKHNAINIISGISVCGVALATLALVCTLSVFNGFQDMVASFFTAFDPQLKITIREGKVFDGQDERIRAVCALPEVSVSTETLEENAMVQYKDRQAMVVLKGVEDNFEDLTEIDNILYGAGEFILHDSIVNYGVMGVELVSTLGTGLAFVDPLQVYLPKRNAKVNMANPGASFNRDYLYSPGVVFVVNQQKYDESYILTSLDFLRNLLDYTTEVSGIELKLKPNTNISSVQSKIEKMLGDDFVVQNRYQQQADVFRIMEIEKLISYLFLTFILMIACFNVIGSLSMLILDKKDDVITLRSLGASDKLISRIFLFEGRLISLFGAISGIILGLILCFIQQKFGIITLGGGGGTFVVDAYPVSVHAWDVVLIFITVLAVGFLSVWYPVRYLSKRLL
- the rbfA gene encoding 30S ribosome-binding factor RbfA, encoding METTRQNKISRLLQKELSEIFLLQTKAMPGILISVSAVRISPDMSIARVYLSVFPSEKAEEMVKNINENMKSIRFELGTRVRHQLRIIPELKFFVDDSLDYIEKIDSLLK
- a CDS encoding O-methyltransferase, whose protein sequence is MQETESIDEYILQHIDAESDYLKALYRDTHVKLLRPRMASGHLQGRMLKMFVEMIRPRHILEIGTYSGYSALCLAEGLSEGGMLHTFEINDEQEDFTRPWLENSPFADKIRFYIGDALELVPHLGVTFDLAFIDGDKRKYIDYYEMVLKHLSTGGYIIADNTLWDGHVLEQPRSADTQTIGIKAFNDALVTDDRVEKVILPLRDGLTIIRKK